From Synchiropus splendidus isolate RoL2022-P1 chromosome 10, RoL_Sspl_1.0, whole genome shotgun sequence, the proteins below share one genomic window:
- the sec22a gene encoding vesicle-trafficking protein SEC22a, translated as MSMVLFASVVRVGDGLPLSASTDYEQDKVLQETKRHLKGLSKKLSQFPDRCTLKNGPFNVNFISSLGVGYLMVCTGNYPNVLAFCFLDELQKEFIVTYDTKRINNALRPYSFIEFDTFIQKTKQRYNSPRSLSTKINLADMQTEIRLRPPYELSPEDLQAVNGSLSHTSSKYKGIAPTQLLEPVTLPGIISCVLSVLCGGVNLLRGVHAIESVLQNDDEDFNCVIAFFLGTAACLYQCYLFAYFSVWRNIKSFLAFALICVSNMYLYELRNVWQILFHVAVGAFMTMQIRLRTPLGKAPDYNV; from the exons ATGTCGATGGTTTTATTTGCGTCAGTGGTCCGGGTCGGGGATGGCCTACCACTCTCTGCGTCCACTGACTATGAGCAAGATAAAGTGCTGCAGGAAACAAAGAGGCACCTTAAAGGTCTTTCAAAAAAACTCAGCCAGTTTCCAGACCGTTGCACACTTAAGAATGGACCTTTCAATGTCAA CTTCATCAGCTCTCTGGGTGTTGGATATCTGATGGTGTGCACTGGGAACTACCCCAATGTTCTGGCCTTCTGCTTCCTAGACGAGCTGCAGAAGGAGTTCATCGTCACCTATGATACCAAAAGAATAAACAACGCTCTGCGTCCGTACTCCTTCATTGAGTTTG ACACGTTCATCCAGAAGACCAAACAGCGGTACAACAGTCCCCGATCCCTCTCCACTAAAATCAACCTTGCTGACATGCAGACAGAGATCAGGCTGCGACCACCGTACGAGCTGTCCCCAGAGGACCTGCAGGCTGTCAACGGGTCCTTGTCACACACGTCCTCCAAGTACAAGGGCATCG CTCCGACTCAGCTTTTGGAGCCAGTGACTTTGCCAGGCATCATCTCCTGCGTGCTCAGTGTCCTGTGCGGAGGGGTCAACCTGCTGAGAGGGGTCCACGCTATCGAGAGCGTCTTGCAG aATGATGATGAGGATTTTAACTGTGTCATTGCTTTCTTCCTCGGCACAGCAGCGTGTCTGTACCAG TGCTACCTGTTTGCCTACTTCTCTGTGTGGAGAAACATCAAGTCCTTCCTGGCCTTTGCGCTCATCTGCGTGTCCAACATGTACCTGTATGAGCTGAGGAACGTGTGGCAGATCCTCTTCCATGTGGCTGTGGGAGCGTTCATGACCATGCAGATCAGACTGAGGACGCCGCTGGGAAAAGCTCCAGACTACAACGTATGA